The Kineothrix sp. IPX-CK genomic interval TCCGTTTTTTTAAAGCTTTTATGCAAATATGGACGGATTGGTCAACTTATGAACGCATTTATTGCCTATCGCGAGCATTATGAGAAGCAGCATGGAATCTTGCATGGACAAATATATTATGTAAATCCTCTCGAGAAAACGGAGAAAGAACGGATAGTACAATTTCTAAAGGAGAAGTTTTCTTGTGAAGAAGTATTGTTGGCGGAAGAGAAGGACGAATCTCTTCTTGGCGGCTATCTGTTGAAAGCGGACGGGATAGAATTTGACTTCAGCTATGAAGGGCGTCTGCATCAATTGGAGAAAAAAATAACTGGGAGGTGAACGCTGTGAGTGCGATCAGTGCAGCAGACATTATTTCTATTTTAAAAGAAGAGGTTGAAAATTACAACTGGGATGCCGAAGAGCAGGAAGTTGGTTCTGTTATCTGGGTAGGAGATGGAATTGCTACCATATATGGTATAGACCATGCCATGTATGGTGAGATTGTTATATTTGATAATGGTATCAAGGGTATGGTGCAGGACATTCGAAGAAATGAAATCGGATGTATTCTCTTTGGCAGCGATACTGGAATAAAAGAGGGTACCAAAGTAATAAGAACGAAAAAAAAAGCAGGCATCCCCGTGGGAGAAGGTTATATCGGAAGAATCATCAATGCGCTGGGCGAGCCGGTAGATGGAAAGGGAGAGATTCCCGCCAAGGATTACAGACCGATAGAAGAAGAAGCCCCGGGAATTACTCAGCGTAGATCCGTAAATACTCCCTTGGAGACGGGAATCTTGTCCATTGACTCCATGTTTCCTATTGGACGCGGACAAAGAGAGCTGATTATCGGAGACAGACAGACCGGAAAGACTTCCATTGCTTTGGATACGATTATCAACCAAAGGGGGAAAGGAGTTATCTGTATTTACGTAGCCATCGGCCAGAAGGCATCCAGCGTGGCAAAACTGGTTTCCACACTGGAACACCACGGCGCTTTGGATTATACGATCGTGCTTGTTTCTACAGCCAGTGAACCGGCTTCACTGCAATATATCGCTCCTTATGCCGGAACGGCATTGGGCGAGTATTTTATGTATCAGGGAAAAGACGTGCTCATGGTTTACGACGATCTATCCAAGCACGCAGTGGCATACCGTGCGCTGTCCCTTTTACTGGAGCGTCCGCCCGGACGTGAGGCATACCCGGGGGACGTATTCTACCTTCATTCCAGATTATTGGAGCGTTCCAGCCGTTTGAACGATGAATTGGGTGGCGGTTCCATCACAGCTCTTCCTATCGTAGAGACACAGGCAGGAGACGTATCCTCCTATATTCCTACAAACGTTATTTCCATTACCGACGGGCAGATTTTTCTGGAAAGCGATTTGTTCTTCGCAGGTATGAGACCGGCGGTAAACGTAGGATTGTCCGTATCCCGTGTAGGCGGTGCCGCACAGACGAAGGCGATGAAAAAGGCGTCGGGAAGTATTCGTATCGATTTGGCACAGTACAGGGAAATGGAAGTGTTTACCCAGTTCAGTTCTGATTTGGACGATAATACGAAGCGTCAGCTCCAGCACGGTAAGGTGTTGATGGAGCTGTTGAAGCAGCCCCTGGCGCACCCGCTCTCCTTGCATGAGCAGGTAATGACGCTTTGCCTGGCCAACAATCGTATTTTTGATTCGGTAGAGGTAAAGAAGATAAAGGAATATCAGAAGGGAATACTGGAATTCATAGATA includes:
- the atpH gene encoding ATP synthase F1 subunit delta, with protein sequence MTQTANNYGKVLYELSIPKEEVERTAKLFEEEPKLLNILQNPTILRKKKYAVIDRIFDGKMSVFLKLLCKYGRIGQLMNAFIAYREHYEKQHGILHGQIYYVNPLEKTEKERIVQFLKEKFSCEEVLLAEEKDESLLGGYLLKADGIEFDFSYEGRLHQLEKKITGR
- the atpA gene encoding F0F1 ATP synthase subunit alpha, with product MSAISAADIISILKEEVENYNWDAEEQEVGSVIWVGDGIATIYGIDHAMYGEIVIFDNGIKGMVQDIRRNEIGCILFGSDTGIKEGTKVIRTKKKAGIPVGEGYIGRIINALGEPVDGKGEIPAKDYRPIEEEAPGITQRRSVNTPLETGILSIDSMFPIGRGQRELIIGDRQTGKTSIALDTIINQRGKGVICIYVAIGQKASSVAKLVSTLEHHGALDYTIVLVSTASEPASLQYIAPYAGTALGEYFMYQGKDVLMVYDDLSKHAVAYRALSLLLERPPGREAYPGDVFYLHSRLLERSSRLNDELGGGSITALPIVETQAGDVSSYIPTNVISITDGQIFLESDLFFAGMRPAVNVGLSVSRVGGAAQTKAMKKASGSIRIDLAQYREMEVFTQFSSDLDDNTKRQLQHGKVLMELLKQPLAHPLSLHEQVMTLCLANNRIFDSVEVKKIKEYQKGILEFIDRKFPKIGFEIEEKKALTDELIEQIMEAAKEYKSR